The Bernardetia sp. ABR2-2B DNA window GCAAGTTTTTTGCGATTTTTTTTGTATAAAAGCTCTTTTTTTTTCAAAAAACAGATAATTTCTACCAAATGTTTGTCATTTTTCTAATTAAAAAGATATTTTTTAAATAAAAGATTACTATAATACCCAAGCTACGATTCCAAAACACGTTCCAAAACCTATCAAAAAACCACTCCAAACTTCATTGGGAGTATGTGCTTTTAGATATAACCTTGAACTCATTACCATTCCAGTCAAGAAAAATAAAGTTACAATAGGCAAGAGTAACTCAAGTGAAGTATTAGCAGCTTGAAATCCAAATAGAAACCCTAAAAGTCCACTAATTCCGATACTATGAACGCTTGTTTTGTGGAAAAGCGTAACCAACGTAGTCAAGCACATAGAAAGCGCAACTCCCCCAGTCAGTAGAACAACTTGAATTTCATAACCTACCTTTCTAATCATCA harbors:
- a CDS encoding phosphatase PAP2 family protein → MIQKLCKLISYIFHPALMPVVGYLLFFFLLSSEPFGQRQVLFLSLIFLGTFAVPAFFLLTLRYTGFISSLDMQNRKERAVPFMFTTVFYTLLAYLMIRKVGYEIQVVLLTGGVALSMCLTTLVTLFHKTSVHSIGISGLLGFLFGFQAANTSLELLLPIVTLFFLTGMVMSSRLYLKAHTPNEVWSGFLIGFGTCFGIVAWVL